Proteins co-encoded in one Rhodopirellula bahusiensis genomic window:
- a CDS encoding DUF1559 domain-containing protein, which produces MHLDRSKRRSFQRQAFTLVELLVVIAIIGVLVALLLPAVQAAREAARRMSCGNNMKQIGLGLHNYHSAFNQLPIHGVGPTDENDNTAGRGSANDGTGFTRMELTYLVGLLPYVEQQAIWSMVSNPLIEADGDIWPAFGPRPWTIEYPPWATEIPTFRCPSDPGYGLPGLGRTNYAACTGDGFYEAEHGITVWNSSANRWDYNDSLASQRARCGLRGAFVPRKSMRFRDFTDGLSNTIAVGEIATGLGDRDNRTIGFTNAKGGFFQIANNPKRCFDLGFVDPERPNFWTEDARVYAPISQRGLRWADFHTLQSQFNTILGPNSELCLVGHSDTYGIAPPSSYHVGGVHVAMSDGAVKFITDSIEAGNSRIPCVYCKALSGQTDSVTPAGSESPYGLWGALGTRASREVISGEF; this is translated from the coding sequence ATGCATCTCGACCGTTCAAAACGACGCTCTTTTCAACGGCAAGCCTTCACGCTCGTGGAACTGTTGGTCGTCATCGCCATCATTGGCGTTTTGGTTGCTTTGCTTTTGCCGGCGGTCCAAGCAGCTCGCGAAGCGGCGAGACGAATGAGTTGCGGGAACAATATGAAGCAGATCGGCTTGGGCCTGCACAACTACCACTCCGCTTTCAACCAGTTGCCAATTCACGGCGTTGGACCGACCGATGAAAATGACAACACGGCCGGACGCGGCAGTGCCAACGATGGCACTGGGTTCACGCGGATGGAGCTGACTTATTTGGTCGGTCTTCTGCCCTACGTGGAGCAACAGGCCATTTGGTCGATGGTCAGCAATCCGTTGATCGAAGCCGACGGCGATATCTGGCCTGCCTTTGGCCCGCGGCCGTGGACGATCGAGTATCCGCCTTGGGCGACGGAGATTCCAACTTTCCGATGCCCGAGTGACCCAGGGTACGGATTGCCCGGACTTGGACGCACAAATTACGCCGCCTGCACGGGCGATGGGTTCTATGAAGCCGAGCACGGGATCACAGTTTGGAACAGCAGTGCGAACCGATGGGACTACAACGATTCGCTTGCATCACAACGTGCTCGATGTGGACTTCGTGGTGCGTTCGTGCCTCGCAAGTCGATGCGTTTTCGTGATTTCACGGATGGCCTGAGCAACACGATTGCGGTGGGTGAAATCGCAACGGGGCTGGGTGATCGCGACAATCGAACGATTGGATTCACAAACGCAAAAGGTGGGTTCTTTCAAATCGCCAACAACCCCAAGCGATGCTTTGACCTCGGGTTCGTTGATCCTGAACGCCCGAATTTCTGGACTGAAGACGCTCGCGTCTACGCACCGATCTCTCAACGTGGTTTGCGGTGGGCGGACTTCCACACACTCCAATCGCAGTTCAACACGATCCTGGGTCCAAACTCAGAATTGTGTTTGGTCGGTCATTCGGACACATACGGAATCGCTCCGCCGAGCAGCTATCACGTCGGCGGCGTGCATGTCGCCATGTCCGACGGTGCGGTGAAGTTCATCACCGACTCGATCGAAGCGGGCAACTCGCGCATTCCATGCGTTTATTGCAAAGCACTGTCAGGGCAAACTGACAGTGTGACTCCCGCCGGATCAGAAAGCCCCTACGGATTGTGGGGAGCTCTTGGAACACGTGCCTCCCGCGAAGTGATCAGCGGCGAGTTTTGA
- a CDS encoding Dabb family protein translates to MRLLLGLGICCVAAAVMQLSATGAEEKASKKVLRHVVMFGFKESSSEADVKTVVDAFRNLPNEIPEIADFEFGTNNSPEGLNDGLSHCFLVSFESEEDRETYLPHPAHKAFVEVLKPHLEKVVVIDYWADK, encoded by the coding sequence ATGCGTTTGTTATTAGGTTTAGGAATCTGTTGCGTTGCCGCCGCGGTTATGCAGTTGTCAGCGACGGGAGCTGAAGAGAAAGCCTCTAAGAAAGTCCTCCGGCACGTCGTGATGTTTGGGTTCAAAGAGTCCAGCTCGGAAGCCGACGTCAAAACTGTTGTCGATGCTTTTCGCAATCTCCCCAACGAGATCCCCGAAATCGCGGACTTCGAATTCGGAACCAACAACTCGCCCGAAGGTCTCAACGATGGCCTGTCGCACTGCTTCCTTGTCTCGTTCGAAAGCGAGGAAGACCGCGAAACGTACCTGCCTCACCCAGCCCACAAGGCATTCGTGGAAGTGCTGAAGCCTCACCTCGAAAAGGTGGTCGTGATCGATTACTGGGCCGATAAGTAG
- a CDS encoding LysR family transcriptional regulator — protein MQFRTLELFCRVADLRSFSKAAADCGLTQSAVSQAISGLEESVGACLIDRSSRPLGLTDAGEIYLCGVRDVIRQYNELEQRVRFRGERLTGSVTVGAIYSVGLSYMPEATKVFETQHPDVKVRTEFGSSQRVVQMVLDGGVEFGLVSFPRTTKALGTIPWQSEPMRLVCSDNHPFAKRTEVSASELSGMEMVGFERGLVLRQAIDQCLKRAGISVVTQMEFDNADSMVRAIQANRGLGIVPEAAVRRETANGTLRVVACPEIQMVRPLGIIFRRSSKLSRAAIELGSLLLGREMEPELRTKSEAAKADRKKNQTKDRAVSVVA, from the coding sequence TTGCAGTTTCGTACACTTGAATTGTTCTGTCGTGTCGCAGATCTCCGTAGCTTTTCAAAGGCGGCGGCCGATTGCGGATTGACTCAGAGCGCGGTTAGCCAAGCCATCAGCGGGTTAGAAGAATCCGTCGGGGCCTGTTTGATCGATCGCTCAAGTCGTCCATTGGGTCTGACCGACGCGGGCGAGATTTACCTGTGCGGCGTTCGTGATGTAATCCGCCAATACAACGAACTGGAACAACGAGTCCGGTTCCGCGGCGAACGACTGACGGGCAGTGTGACAGTTGGTGCGATCTATTCGGTCGGTCTGAGTTACATGCCCGAAGCCACCAAGGTCTTCGAGACTCAGCACCCCGACGTCAAAGTCCGCACCGAGTTCGGAAGCAGTCAGCGAGTCGTGCAAATGGTGCTCGACGGCGGCGTCGAATTCGGATTGGTCAGCTTCCCGCGCACGACGAAAGCGTTGGGCACGATTCCTTGGCAATCCGAACCGATGCGTTTGGTTTGCTCCGACAACCATCCTTTCGCGAAACGCACCGAAGTCTCCGCCTCAGAACTCAGCGGCATGGAGATGGTTGGTTTTGAACGAGGGTTGGTGCTTCGTCAGGCCATCGACCAATGTTTGAAACGGGCTGGCATTTCGGTTGTGACTCAGATGGAGTTCGACAACGCGGATTCGATGGTGCGTGCGATCCAAGCGAACCGAGGGTTGGGGATTGTGCCCGAAGCCGCCGTGCGTCGAGAAACGGCCAACGGAACCTTACGTGTGGTCGCTTGTCCCGAAATTCAGATGGTCAGACCACTTGGAATCATCTTTCGCCGCAGCAGCAAACTCAGCCGAGCGGCAATCGAATTGGGGTCGCTTCTCCTGGGTCGGGAGATGGAACCTGAACTGAGAACCAAGTCAGAAGCTGCGAAAGCAGACCGCAAGAAAAACCAAACCAAAGACCGGGCGGTCTCGGTCGTCGCATGA